From one Caldithrix abyssi DSM 13497 genomic stretch:
- a CDS encoding diacylglycerol/polyprenol kinase family protein — protein MMSSNDVWGLVLSYVYAFGLLIIVEQVAKKLNWPQFVSRKIIHIGAGMWTWAIVLLFDHWYWGVVPFATFIVLNYIFYRQRTFSAMDGEKESPGTVFFAFSITLLFLLGWRNQPDDQLHLILPAIMAMTWGDAMASLLGKYFGKHRFQLRGLERSLEGSVAMFIFSTLAIWGTLLFLQYFEINSAFSQVKPLSLLGKSLIVSFILTGVEAISPFGTDNLFVPLIGASLLFFLL, from the coding sequence ATGATGAGTTCAAATGATGTGTGGGGGCTTGTTCTCTCTTATGTTTACGCTTTTGGGCTACTCATTATTGTGGAACAGGTTGCCAAAAAATTAAACTGGCCGCAGTTTGTCAGCCGTAAAATTATCCATATTGGCGCGGGCATGTGGACGTGGGCCATTGTTTTGTTGTTTGACCACTGGTATTGGGGCGTTGTACCTTTTGCCACCTTTATCGTATTGAATTACATTTTTTATCGACAGCGAACCTTTAGCGCCATGGACGGCGAAAAAGAGAGCCCGGGCACGGTGTTTTTCGCCTTTTCCATTACCCTTCTTTTTTTGTTGGGCTGGCGTAATCAGCCAGATGATCAGCTCCATTTAATTTTGCCAGCCATCATGGCCATGACCTGGGGCGACGCCATGGCCAGCTTATTGGGCAAATATTTTGGCAAACATCGTTTTCAGCTCCGCGGTCTGGAAAGAAGCCTTGAAGGATCGGTGGCCATGTTTATTTTTAGTACGCTGGCCATCTGGGGGACGTTACTCTTTTTACAGTACTTTGAAATAAATTCGGCTTTTTCGCAGGTAAAGCCCCTATCTCTGCTCGGTAAAAGCCTGATCGTGTCCTTTATTTTAACCGGCGTTGAAGCCATTTCACCTTTTGGCACGGACAATTTATTTGTGCCTTTAATCGGCGCCAGCTTGTTGTTCTTTCTTTTGTAA
- a CDS encoding sulfotransferase domain-containing protein → MVALTKKNKDLIIVVSGLPRSGTSLMMQILQAAGVPLLVDNVRQSDVNNPRGYFEYQAVKNLKNDNQWLKYAKGKAVKIISHLLYHLPAEFQYKVIFMNRNLDEIIASQNRMLKNVGKVSEIDDDTLKRHYAAHLFDIGRWLTHQKNMEVRQINFHHLFEKPQTELAILSDFLNIAFNTKQIQQVIQPELYRTKITGH, encoded by the coding sequence TTGGTTGCCTTAACGAAAAAAAATAAAGATTTGATTATTGTGGTCAGCGGATTGCCGCGCAGCGGGACTTCGTTAATGATGCAAATTTTGCAGGCTGCGGGAGTGCCGTTGCTGGTCGATAACGTTCGCCAGAGCGACGTCAATAATCCCAGAGGCTATTTTGAGTATCAGGCGGTCAAAAATCTTAAAAACGATAATCAATGGCTTAAATACGCAAAAGGAAAGGCCGTTAAGATAATTTCCCATTTGCTCTACCATCTCCCTGCGGAGTTCCAGTACAAAGTTATTTTCATGAATCGGAATCTGGATGAAATCATAGCTTCGCAAAACAGGATGCTCAAAAATGTGGGGAAGGTTTCCGAAATCGATGATGATACGCTAAAACGACACTATGCGGCTCATCTATTTGACATTGGCCGATGGCTGACCCATCAAAAAAATATGGAGGTGCGGCAAATCAACTTTCATCACCTGTTTGAAAAGCCGCAAACGGAACTTGCGATTCTTTCCGACTTTTTGAACATCGCTTTTAATACAAAGCAGATACAACAGGTTATCCAGCCGGAGCTTTACAGAACGAAAATAACGGGCCATTAA
- a CDS encoding SDR family NAD(P)-dependent oxidoreductase, with protein MISFEGKNVIVTGGSRGIGAAIVRMFSKLGAGVAYNYHKNLHAAERLQTELQKYGTDVYFADCDVRDFREVRSFVRNAIEKLGTIHILVNNAGIWEYGPIDKMSVDQWRKTMQTNLDGTFYFTREVVAHMLEQSIAGHIINIASTAGQRGEPYYSHYAATKGALISFTKSLAAELGPRGIHVNCVAPGWVKTDMTEKAMAQQEKEIVKGIPLGFVGEADDIAGPVIFLASNLARYINGEILNVNGGNVLCG; from the coding sequence ATGATCAGTTTTGAAGGCAAAAACGTCATTGTAACCGGGGGAAGCCGGGGCATTGGCGCAGCCATTGTTCGCATGTTCAGTAAATTAGGGGCGGGCGTTGCCTACAACTATCACAAAAATTTGCACGCCGCCGAACGCCTGCAAACCGAGTTGCAAAAATACGGAACCGATGTGTATTTTGCCGACTGTGACGTACGCGATTTTAGAGAGGTACGGAGCTTTGTGCGGAATGCGATCGAAAAGCTGGGAACCATCCACATTCTGGTAAACAACGCCGGCATCTGGGAGTATGGTCCCATCGATAAAATGAGCGTTGACCAGTGGCGCAAAACCATGCAAACCAACCTGGACGGTACTTTCTATTTTACCAGAGAGGTTGTAGCCCACATGCTCGAGCAATCCATCGCAGGACATATTATTAATATTGCCTCCACCGCGGGGCAACGGGGCGAACCTTATTATTCCCATTATGCCGCGACCAAAGGCGCGCTGATCAGTTTTACCAAATCGCTGGCAGCCGAGCTGGGGCCCAGAGGCATCCATGTAAACTGCGTTGCGCCGGGCTGGGTAAAAACAGATATGACCGAAAAAGCCATGGCTCAACAGGAGAAGGAAATCGTTAAAGGAATTCCGCTGGGATTTGTGGGCGAGGCAGATGATATTGCCGGCCCGGTAATCTTTTTGGCTTCCAACCTTGCCCGCTACATTAATGGCGAAATTTTAAATGTCAATGGAGGAAATGTTTTATGTGGATAA
- a CDS encoding HD domain-containing protein, with protein sequence MTREEALSILKEYTKSESLLKHAFAVEAAMRAYARKFGEDEELWGVVGLLHDFDYEKFPDEHPMKGNEILKDKGVPEEIRTAILGHASYTGVPRETLMARALFAVDELCGFLVAVTLVRPNKSIGEVKVKSVKKKLKDKSFAAKVNRDEIKQGFEELGVPFEEHVEFTLKALSAIAPELGLNP encoded by the coding sequence ATGACACGGGAAGAGGCGCTATCCATTTTAAAGGAATATACCAAAAGTGAGAGTTTGCTCAAACACGCTTTTGCTGTTGAAGCGGCCATGCGCGCCTACGCCAGAAAATTCGGCGAAGATGAAGAGCTGTGGGGCGTGGTGGGATTGCTGCATGATTTTGACTATGAAAAATTCCCCGATGAACACCCCATGAAAGGAAACGAAATTTTAAAAGACAAAGGCGTTCCAGAAGAGATTCGCACAGCCATTCTGGGGCACGCCAGCTACACCGGCGTGCCGCGCGAAACACTGATGGCCCGCGCTCTTTTTGCCGTGGATGAGCTCTGCGGCTTTTTAGTGGCCGTAACGCTTGTGCGTCCCAATAAGTCCATTGGCGAGGTGAAGGTAAAATCCGTTAAAAAGAAATTAAAAGATAAAAGCTTTGCCGCAAAAGTAAATCGTGATGAAATAAAACAGGGCTTCGAAGAACTGGGCGTGCCGTTCGAAGAACATGTGGAATTTACGCTCAAAGCCCTGAGCGCCATTGCCCCGGAACTGGGTTTGAATCCTTAA
- a CDS encoding FKBP-type peptidyl-prolyl cis-trans isomerase encodes MKVLKIFLLTALLSLTFCSKDKQGQAIKEGAPIAIPSNVVTTNSGLKYLDLVKGDGPVPQPGQTVVVHYTGWLMNGKKFDSSLDRNKPFRFALGQGQVIPGWDEGLSTMHVGGKRRLFIPYQLAYGERGYPPVIPPKAMLVFDVELLSIE; translated from the coding sequence ATGAAAGTTCTTAAAATATTTTTATTGACCGCTCTTTTGAGCCTTACCTTTTGCTCAAAAGATAAACAGGGCCAGGCCATTAAAGAGGGCGCGCCCATTGCCATACCGTCAAATGTCGTTACAACCAATTCCGGTCTTAAATATCTTGATCTGGTCAAAGGCGATGGCCCCGTACCTCAGCCCGGACAAACAGTTGTGGTTCATTACACCGGCTGGCTGATGAATGGTAAAAAGTTCGATAGTTCGCTGGATCGCAATAAACCGTTTCGCTTTGCGTTGGGGCAGGGACAGGTCATCCCCGGCTGGGACGAAGGCTTAAGCACCATGCATGTGGGCGGCAAACGACGTCTGTTCATTCCCTATCAGCTGGCTTACGGAGAAAGGGGCTATCCGCCGGTTATTCCGCCCAAAGCCATGCTCGTTTTTGATGTTGAATTATTATCCATAGAATAA